A stretch of Campylobacter gracilis DNA encodes these proteins:
- a CDS encoding response regulator, whose product MKILIIESESYLAQSIANKLGALGHECTNAASLAAAASLAEEFEAVLLSTSWSGASFYPLIEKFRRSIIILMVAYVDSETVLNPVKAGATDYIQKPFMIEELIKKIEHYAQFRSLKSQNEAYEALLKEASLSCEILHTRLTQIKFPLLLRGDAAARAAAVFKIALALKSRLKILSAQSLEPLERGAEIFYVPDFDSLSGAQKEKFISKTKSMRVIAGSISAQKGFSDEITLGSSKERSEILSIEEYVKLTIVAHQDEYFDSDLAAALGISRKSLWEKRKKYGIARKK is encoded by the coding sequence ATGAAAATTTTGATAATCGAGAGCGAAAGCTATCTTGCGCAAAGTATCGCAAACAAGCTGGGCGCGCTGGGGCATGAATGCACTAACGCGGCGAGTTTGGCAGCCGCGGCGAGCCTTGCGGAGGAGTTTGAGGCGGTGCTGCTCTCTACGAGCTGGAGCGGCGCGAGCTTTTATCCGCTGATCGAAAAATTTAGGCGCTCGATCATAATTTTGATGGTCGCCTACGTCGATAGCGAAACGGTGCTAAACCCCGTAAAAGCGGGCGCCACTGATTATATCCAAAAGCCATTTATGATAGAGGAGCTCATAAAAAAGATCGAGCATTACGCGCAGTTTCGCTCGCTAAAATCGCAAAATGAAGCCTATGAAGCGCTGCTTAAAGAGGCCTCCCTTTCGTGCGAAATACTGCACACGCGTTTAACGCAGATAAAATTTCCACTTCTTTTACGCGGCGATGCGGCAGCGCGAGCTGCGGCGGTATTTAAGATCGCGCTTGCGCTAAAATCGCGCCTTAAAATTCTATCCGCGCAAAGCCTTGAGCCGCTAGAACGCGGCGCGGAGATTTTTTACGTACCAGATTTTGACAGCCTAAGCGGCGCGCAGAAGGAAAAATTTATAAGCAAAACCAAATCCATGCGCGTAATCGCCGGATCTATCAGCGCGCAAAAGGGCTTTAGCGACGAAATTACGCTTGGCAGCAGCAAAGAACGCAGTGAAATTTTAAGCATTGAAGAATACGTAAAGCTCACGATCGTAGCGCACCAAGACGAGTATTTCGACTCCGATCTGGCGGCCGCCTTAGGGATTTCGCGAAAATCGCTTTGGGAGAAAAGGAAAAAATATGGCATCGCAAGAAAAAAATAG
- a CDS encoding ATP-sulfurylase family protein — MASQEKNSRAHPVRIADEIEISSDTGNLHEIKPLESEGILSGTKTLNVARASSDAAQNLEAKQNLKASQSSKARQNSKAKRDLKTMRNLKMSRTSNARKDEALAKGATRNLKAEQARSESKGANNSATQIRKIEISRSDLNVLSLLANGAFGKSCELLRPSKLSICGINFVFSYAGAKKGDILELYLNKDGIAERTKNSLSGDSGAYLLAKELRNLQDEVSAAAQNEQSFAKSGAGFARTASAQSAINATSEGLDHIESLAASYDQTFTCSTDAKSVANLARNFISDSTENFIKNSAANPVSYELVARIDVSDVYAPSASEIAGSVFQNAYAEQTAVQGRITLLKNELAEQIARIKKVASSLAAPKISAFFTCADPIHRVHERLIRHMIDKADFVVIFLTGTSSADALPYELRKKTLSYLLQNFLVAQRAMMIDLGSLAIFDDKPALQCAIAKNLGINKIIFGQNHANMELFFEGGGVHSVLDEYQKRGEIEILLMPEYVYCEKCKVLVSTKNCPHGAHHHVHYRTQNLKALLRAGILPPAIFMRKEISAMILSELFPARFSDLQKLYDELFPNSGILQSHGESEFYEQLMQLYQTSALKT; from the coding sequence ATGGCATCGCAAGAAAAAAATAGTCGCGCGCATCCGGTACGGATCGCAGACGAGATAGAAATTTCGAGTGATACCGGCAATTTGCACGAAATAAAACCGCTTGAAAGCGAAGGAATTTTAAGCGGCACAAAAACTCTAAACGTCGCAAGAGCTTCGAGTGACGCGGCGCAGAATTTAGAAGCGAAGCAAAATTTAAAAGCATCGCAGAGCTCAAAAGCAAGACAAAATTCAAAAGCAAAGCGCGATTTAAAAACGATGCGAAATTTAAAAATGTCAAGGACGAGTAATGCCAGAAAAGATGAGGCGCTAGCTAAGGGAGCGACAAGGAATTTAAAAGCAGAGCAAGCCAGAAGCGAGAGCAAAGGTGCAAATAATAGCGCAACGCAAATCCGCAAGATAGAGATCTCGCGCTCCGACCTAAACGTCCTGAGCCTACTCGCAAACGGCGCTTTCGGCAAGAGCTGCGAACTACTGCGCCCAAGCAAGCTTAGCATCTGCGGCATAAATTTCGTTTTTTCCTACGCGGGCGCAAAAAAAGGCGATATTTTGGAGCTTTACCTCAACAAGGACGGCATAGCTGAACGCACCAAAAATTCGCTTAGCGGCGATAGCGGCGCGTATTTGCTAGCTAAAGAATTGCGCAACTTGCAGGATGAAGTTTCTGCCGCGGCGCAAAATGAGCAGAGCTTTGCGAAAAGCGGCGCAGGTTTCGCGCGCACTGCAAGTGCGCAAAGCGCTATAAACGCCACAAGCGAGGGCTTAGACCATATAGAAAGTCTTGCCGCGAGCTATGATCAAACTTTTACTTGCAGCACAGATGCAAAATCCGTAGCAAATTTGGCGAGAAATTTTATCTCAGATTCCACCGAAAATTTCATCAAAAATTCCGCTGCAAATCCAGTCTCTTACGAGCTTGTCGCGCGCATAGACGTTAGCGATGTTTATGCCCCAAGCGCAAGCGAGATCGCAGGCTCGGTATTTCAAAACGCGTACGCAGAGCAAACTGCGGTGCAAGGGCGCATCACGCTGCTAAAAAATGAGCTTGCAGAGCAAATCGCGCGCATAAAAAAAGTCGCAAGCTCGCTTGCCGCGCCTAAAATTTCAGCGTTTTTTACCTGCGCCGATCCGATCCACCGCGTGCATGAGCGGCTGATTAGGCATATGATCGATAAGGCGGATTTCGTGGTGATTTTTTTAACCGGCACGAGCAGCGCGGATGCCCTGCCCTACGAACTACGCAAAAAAACGCTAAGCTATTTGCTGCAGAATTTTTTGGTCGCGCAACGCGCCATGATGATCGATCTAGGCTCGCTTGCGATTTTTGACGATAAGCCCGCCTTGCAATGCGCGATTGCGAAAAATTTAGGTATAAACAAAATAATTTTCGGGCAAAATCACGCGAATATGGAGCTATTTTTCGAAGGCGGCGGCGTGCATTCGGTGCTAGACGAGTATCAAAAGCGCGGCGAAATCGAGATTTTGCTGATGCCGGAATACGTCTATTGCGAGAAGTGCAAGGTGCTCGTAAGCACCAAAAACTGCCCTCATGGCGCTCATCATCACGTGCATTACCGTACGCAAAATCTCAAGGCACTGCTGCGCGCGGGGATTTTGCCGCCCGCGATTTTTATGCGTAAAGAGATCTCGGCGATGATTTTAAGCGAGCTTTTCCCCGCGCGATTTTCAGATCTGCAAAAGCTCTACGACGAGCTTTTTCCAAACAGCGGGATCTTGCAGAGCCACGGCGAGAGCGAGTTTTACGAGCAGCTTATGCAGCTGTACCAAACCAGCGCGCTAAAGACGTAG
- a CDS encoding phosphatidylglycerophosphatase A family protein: protein MDKIFVTFFGAGLLKPAPGTWGSIAGWIVGLAILMLAGEVTLFLCAGLVFFVSLKIVGDYERRVGAHDNSEIVIDEVVGVWIAMCVAAPAGEIFSLPLRELIAGFESSRISIVAMILALLFFRAFDIRKPSIIGRVDRDVKGGLGVMLDDMLAGFFAGLGVLIVISLGVKLGAAGLIF from the coding sequence ATGGATAAAATTTTCGTTACATTTTTCGGCGCGGGGCTACTAAAACCCGCGCCCGGCACCTGGGGCAGCATCGCCGGCTGGATAGTGGGGCTTGCGATATTGATGCTGGCGGGCGAAGTGACGCTGTTTTTATGCGCCGGTCTCGTCTTTTTCGTCTCGCTTAAGATCGTAGGCGATTACGAAAGGCGGGTAGGCGCGCACGATAACAGCGAGATCGTCATCGACGAGGTCGTGGGGGTGTGGATCGCGATGTGCGTCGCCGCGCCCGCGGGCGAGATCTTTTCGCTGCCGCTGCGGGAGCTGATCGCGGGCTTTGAGAGCAGCAGGATATCGATCGTCGCGATGATTTTGGCGCTGCTGTTTTTCAGGGCGTTTGACATCCGCAAACCCTCGATCATCGGGCGCGTGGATCGCGACGTAAAGGGCGGGCTCGGCGTGATGCTAGATGACATGCTGGCAGGCTTTTTCGCGGGGCTTGGGGTTTTGATAGTTATCTCTTTGGGGGTCAAGCTCGGCGCCGCGGGATTGATTTTTTAA
- a CDS encoding alpha/beta hydrolase — translation MQKSAIEIRGIPAAVWGNRSEKVYIYAHGQDGSKEDAELLASVVCEQGRQVISFDLPGHGQRRREPTSCDPQRAILEFREILSYAKKRWGEVALFAVSLGAWLGLQSFRDEKLSDCLFVSPILDMKYVISNIMRRAGVSEERLKQERMILTPAGQPLFWEYWSFVLNNPITKWKTPSRILYAENDDMTPLCIVRNFAQKFDCDLSVMKNGEHWFHTPQQLDYLRKWIKSVVRIGDKIL, via the coding sequence ATGCAAAAGAGCGCGATTGAGATACGTGGCATTCCCGCCGCCGTTTGGGGGAACCGCTCGGAAAAGGTTTATATCTACGCTCACGGGCAGGACGGAAGTAAGGAGGATGCGGAGCTTTTGGCTTCCGTCGTTTGCGAGCAAGGCCGGCAGGTTATTAGCTTTGATCTGCCCGGGCACGGACAGAGGCGGCGCGAGCCCACTTCTTGCGATCCGCAGCGCGCTATTTTGGAATTTCGTGAAATTTTATCGTATGCAAAGAAGCGCTGGGGCGAGGTCGCGCTGTTTGCCGTTAGCCTAGGGGCATGGCTCGGCCTACAAAGCTTTCGCGACGAAAAGCTTAGCGACTGCCTCTTCGTCTCGCCGATACTTGATATGAAATACGTTATTTCAAATATTATGCGTAGGGCTGGAGTTAGCGAGGAGCGATTGAAGCAAGAGCGGATGATTTTGACACCTGCCGGGCAACCGCTTTTTTGGGAATATTGGAGTTTTGTTTTGAATAATCCGATCACTAAGTGGAAAACGCCCAGTAGAATTCTATATGCAGAAAACGACGATATGACGCCTCTTTGTATCGTTAGAAATTTCGCGCAGAAGTTCGACTGCGACTTAAGCGTTATGAAAAACGGCGAGCATTGGTTCCATACGCCGCAGCAGTTAGATTATTTACGCAAATGGATCAAATCAGTGGTGAGAATCGGCGATAAAATTCTATGA
- the uvrB gene encoding excinuclease ABC subunit UvrB, giving the protein MQNFKIESKFSPSEDQEKAIEGIVAGFQSGNKYQTLLGVTGSGKTFTMANIIKRLGIPALVMTHNKSLAAQLYSEFKGFFPQNHVEYFISYYDYYQPEAYIPRQDLFIEKDSDVNQELERLRLSATASLLSFDDVITVASVSANYGLGDPAEYKGMVLFFEIGSKFSTKFLLRKLVDMGYKRNDDFFDRGNFRVNGDVIDIYPAYFNDEAFRIEFFGDEIEAMYHLDVLENKKTQSVKKFILYPTSQFIVGEQRLKSTIKGIEEELEQRLKFFEDAGKLVEAQRLKGRVEFDLEMLGATGMCKGIENYARYLTGQKPGETPYSLFDYYESKGKDYLVIVDESHVSLPQFRGMFAGDRSRKETLVEYGFRLPSALDNRPLMFDEFINKKAKFLFVSATPNDYELQLSRGAVYEQILRPTGLLDPQIILKDSDNQVEILHDMAKEVIARGERILVTVLTKKMAEELSKYYLELGLKVKYMHSDIDAIERNELIRGLRSGEYDMLIGINLLREGLDLPEVSLIAIMDADKEGFLRSRTSLIQTMGRAARNVHGQVVMFCKKITASMQEAIDITQKRRKFQDEYNRAHGITPHSASRNIEESLKIEDGTEILRKGANLEKMPAAERAKIVKELRKQMLEAAAALEFEKAAALRDEIAKLRKL; this is encoded by the coding sequence TTGCAAAATTTTAAAATCGAGAGCAAATTCTCCCCAAGCGAGGATCAAGAAAAAGCGATCGAAGGCATCGTCGCAGGCTTTCAAAGCGGCAATAAATACCAAACTCTTCTCGGAGTTACCGGCTCAGGCAAAACATTTACCATGGCAAATATCATCAAGCGCCTCGGAATTCCCGCGCTCGTAATGACGCATAATAAATCCCTCGCGGCACAGCTTTATAGCGAATTCAAGGGCTTTTTCCCGCAAAATCACGTCGAGTATTTCATCAGCTACTACGATTATTATCAGCCCGAAGCCTACATCCCCAGGCAGGATCTTTTCATCGAAAAGGATAGCGACGTAAACCAAGAGCTCGAGCGCTTGCGGCTAAGCGCCACGGCGAGTTTGCTGAGCTTTGATGATGTCATCACCGTGGCGTCGGTTTCGGCAAACTACGGCCTGGGCGATCCCGCCGAATATAAAGGCATGGTGCTGTTTTTTGAGATCGGATCAAAATTTAGCACTAAATTTTTGCTTCGCAAGCTCGTCGATATGGGCTACAAGCGCAACGACGATTTTTTTGATCGCGGGAATTTTCGCGTAAACGGCGACGTGATCGACATCTACCCCGCGTATTTTAACGACGAAGCATTTAGGATCGAGTTTTTCGGCGATGAGATAGAGGCGATGTATCATCTGGACGTGCTCGAAAATAAAAAGACGCAGAGCGTCAAAAAATTTATTCTCTATCCGACGAGCCAGTTCATCGTGGGCGAGCAGCGCCTGAAATCAACGATCAAAGGGATCGAAGAGGAGCTTGAGCAGAGACTAAAATTTTTCGAGGATGCGGGCAAGCTCGTAGAGGCGCAGCGGCTGAAAGGGCGAGTGGAGTTTGATCTTGAGATGCTGGGCGCTACGGGGATGTGCAAGGGGATCGAAAACTACGCGCGCTATCTGACCGGTCAAAAGCCGGGCGAGACGCCCTATTCGCTCTTTGATTACTACGAGAGCAAGGGCAAGGACTATCTCGTCATCGTCGATGAAAGCCACGTGAGCTTGCCGCAGTTTCGCGGGATGTTCGCAGGAGATCGCAGCCGCAAAGAAACGCTCGTAGAGTACGGCTTCCGTCTGCCGTCAGCACTTGATAACCGCCCGCTGATGTTTGATGAGTTTATCAACAAAAAAGCTAAATTTCTATTCGTCTCCGCAACGCCCAATGATTACGAGCTACAGCTTAGCCGCGGAGCCGTATATGAGCAGATACTGCGCCCGACGGGACTACTCGATCCGCAGATTATCTTAAAAGACAGCGACAATCAGGTTGAAATTTTACACGATATGGCAAAGGAGGTCATCGCGCGCGGAGAGCGGATCTTAGTGACCGTGCTAACCAAAAAGATGGCGGAGGAGCTGAGCAAATACTATCTGGAGCTTGGGCTTAAGGTCAAATATATGCACTCGGACATCGATGCGATCGAGCGCAACGAGCTCATCCGCGGTCTACGCAGCGGCGAATACGATATGCTAATCGGTATAAATTTGCTCCGCGAGGGGCTCGATCTGCCCGAAGTAAGCCTTATCGCGATCATGGATGCCGATAAGGAGGGCTTTTTGCGTTCGCGCACGAGCCTCATTCAGACGATGGGGCGAGCCGCGCGAAACGTGCACGGACAGGTCGTGATGTTTTGCAAAAAGATCACCGCTTCGATGCAAGAGGCGATCGACATCACCCAAAAACGTCGCAAATTTCAAGATGAATACAACCGCGCTCACGGCATAACCCCGCATTCTGCGAGCCGCAATATCGAGGAGAGCCTAAAGATCGAGGACGGCACCGAAATTTTAAGAAAGGGTGCCAATCTCGAAAAAATGCCTGCCGCCGAGCGCGCCAAGATCGTAAAGGAGCTTCGCAAGCAGATGCTCGAAGCCGCGGCCGCTCTGGAGTTTGAAAAGGCCGCAGCGCTACGCGACGAGATCGCAAAACTCAGGAAGCTGTAA
- a CDS encoding PFL family protein, which yields MDIKNVTETITMIEEQNFDIRTITMGISLLDCIDPDMGKAAEKIYAKITDKARDLVKVGNEISAELGIPIVNKRVCVTPIAIIGAATNAADYVPLAKAMDEAAQKVGIDFIGGFSALVQKGYAKGDKILIDSIPAALAATQKVCSSVNIGSTKTGINMSAVADMGRVIKETARLSDLGAAKLVVFANAVEDNPFMAGAFHGVGEAEVVINVGVSGPGVVKRALEKVRGASFDVVAETVKKTAFKITRIGQLVGQMASECLGVKFGIVDLSLAPTPAVGDSVARVLEEMGLERVGTHGTTAALALLNDAVKKGGVMACNQVGGLSGAFIPVSEDEGMIAAVRAGSLSLEKLEAMTAICSVGLDMIAIPEDTPEQTIAAIIADEAAIGVINQKTTAVRIIPKGKEGDTLEFGGLLGSAPVMSVNKNSSADFIARGGQIPAPIHSFKN from the coding sequence ATGGACATCAAAAACGTAACCGAAACGATCACGATGATCGAGGAGCAAAATTTCGACATCCGCACGATCACGATGGGCATTAGCCTACTTGACTGCATCGATCCCGATATGGGCAAAGCGGCGGAGAAAATTTATGCAAAAATCACCGACAAGGCGCGCGATCTGGTAAAGGTCGGTAATGAAATTTCAGCAGAGCTCGGCATCCCGATCGTAAATAAACGCGTCTGCGTAACGCCTATCGCCATCATCGGCGCTGCGACGAATGCCGCAGACTATGTCCCGCTAGCAAAAGCGATGGACGAGGCGGCGCAAAAGGTCGGTATCGACTTTATCGGCGGCTTTTCGGCGCTAGTACAAAAGGGCTACGCAAAGGGCGATAAAATTTTGATCGACTCCATCCCGGCCGCGCTTGCCGCGACGCAAAAGGTCTGCTCGTCGGTAAATATCGGCTCGACCAAAACGGGCATAAATATGAGCGCGGTCGCCGATATGGGGCGCGTGATCAAAGAGACGGCGCGACTTTCTGATTTGGGCGCCGCCAAACTCGTCGTATTTGCCAACGCCGTCGAGGATAATCCCTTTATGGCGGGCGCGTTTCACGGCGTGGGCGAGGCCGAGGTCGTCATAAACGTGGGCGTCAGCGGCCCCGGCGTCGTTAAGCGCGCGCTTGAGAAGGTGCGCGGAGCGAGTTTTGACGTGGTCGCCGAGACCGTGAAAAAGACGGCGTTTAAGATCACGCGTATCGGACAGCTCGTAGGTCAAATGGCCTCCGAGTGCCTTGGCGTAAAATTTGGCATCGTCGATCTCTCGCTAGCTCCGACTCCTGCCGTGGGCGATTCGGTCGCGCGCGTGCTTGAGGAGATGGGGCTAGAGCGCGTCGGCACGCACGGCACGACGGCAGCTCTAGCGCTGCTAAACGACGCGGTCAAAAAGGGTGGAGTGATGGCCTGCAACCAAGTAGGCGGGCTTAGCGGCGCGTTTATCCCCGTCTCCGAAGACGAGGGCATGATCGCCGCAGTGCGCGCAGGCTCGCTAAGCCTAGAAAAGCTCGAAGCGATGACCGCGATTTGCTCGGTGGGGCTTGATATGATCGCGATCCCGGAAGATACGCCCGAGCAGACGATCGCCGCGATCATAGCCGACGAGGCCGCGATCGGCGTCATAAATCAAAAAACGACCGCCGTACGCATAATCCCAAAAGGCAAAGAGGGTGACACGCTGGAATTCGGCGGCCTGCTCGGCAGCGCGCCCGTGATGAGCGTAAATAAAAACTCCTCGGCTGACTTCATCGCCCGCGGCGGCCAGATCCCGGCTCCTATTCATAGTTTTAAGAATTAA
- a CDS encoding ACT domain-containing protein, producing MKAIVTVIGKDKVGIVAGVSAKLAQLGLNIDDISQTVLDEFFTMMAVVSSEEKQDFTALREELNELGEKLKVKINIQSSAIFDAMHNI from the coding sequence ATGAAAGCGATCGTAACGGTGATCGGTAAGGACAAGGTTGGCATTGTGGCGGGCGTTTCGGCCAAGCTCGCGCAGCTTGGGCTAAACATAGACGACATCAGCCAGACGGTTTTGGATGAGTTTTTTACGATGATGGCGGTGGTTTCCAGCGAGGAAAAGCAGGACTTCACGGCCCTACGCGAGGAGCTAAACGAGCTAGGCGAAAAGCTAAAAGTAAAAATCAACATCCAAAGCTCGGCGATATTTGACGCCATGCACAACATCTAA
- a CDS encoding DUF2628 domain-containing protein: MTDYAREILSDGKLLRQKLEIFLQTPSKVEIYARACEKFFAAGKQRELNYVSTWSWWAFFGTLFFFLYRKEYKIAAALFAFVVISCFIPFLDEYDRSIGMAVSVSSGTMAKYFVCYRFVALLDKQDDEALRRGGGVNRWAIWLAVVFYALVAIVFALIISNGGKIQ, from the coding sequence ATGACGGATTACGCTAGAGAAATTTTATCTGACGGCAAGTTGCTTCGACAGAAGTTGGAAATTTTCTTGCAAACCCCGAGTAAGGTTGAAATTTACGCGCGCGCCTGCGAGAAATTTTTTGCCGCCGGCAAGCAGCGTGAGTTAAATTACGTAAGCACGTGGAGTTGGTGGGCCTTTTTCGGCACGCTGTTCTTTTTTCTGTACCGCAAGGAGTACAAAATTGCCGCAGCCCTATTTGCCTTTGTGGTAATTTCTTGCTTTATTCCGTTTTTGGATGAATATGATAGAAGTATAGGAATGGCGGTTAGTGTCAGTAGTGGAACTATGGCGAAATATTTTGTTTGCTATAGATTTGTCGCGCTATTGGATAAACAGGACGACGAAGCCCTAAGGCGGGGCGGCGGCGTGAATAGATGGGCGATATGGCTCGCGGTAGTATTTTACGCTTTGGTCGCAATCGTGTTTGCGCTGATAATTTCAAACGGCGGCAAAATTCAGTAG
- the trpS gene encoding tryptophan--tRNA ligase produces MRILTGLQPSGKLHLGNYFASIKQMVDAQNAGEQMFMFIANYHALTSVSDGAKLKSSTYEAAAAFLSLGIDPKKTVFWVQSDVKEVLELYWILSGYTPMGLLERAHAYKDKIAKGFESKHDLFSYPVLMAADILLYSAEVVPVGKDQIQHVEIARDIALKFNNAHGEILTIPQARVNDEVAIVPGTDGAKMSKSYGNTIDIFADAATLKKQISSIVTTSEPLEAPKQWRGCNVYNIAKLFLSEAEQAELQARYERGGEGHGHFKAYLNELVQGYFKDARDKFEYYQSHREILDEMLRQGAQRAAATAASLMQKVRAAVGIYR; encoded by the coding sequence ATGAGAATTTTAACGGGTCTTCAGCCCAGCGGCAAGCTGCATTTGGGCAACTACTTCGCGAGCATCAAGCAGATGGTGGATGCACAAAACGCGGGCGAGCAGATGTTTATGTTTATCGCAAACTACCATGCGCTCACGTCCGTAAGCGACGGCGCAAAGCTAAAAAGCTCAACCTACGAGGCCGCCGCGGCGTTTTTGTCTCTCGGGATCGATCCGAAAAAGACGGTGTTTTGGGTGCAAAGCGACGTAAAAGAGGTGCTGGAGCTTTACTGGATTTTAAGCGGATATACGCCGATGGGGCTGCTCGAGCGAGCGCATGCATACAAAGACAAGATCGCCAAGGGCTTTGAGAGCAAGCATGATCTGTTTAGCTACCCTGTTCTGATGGCGGCGGACATCCTGCTATACAGCGCGGAGGTCGTGCCCGTGGGCAAGGATCAGATCCAGCACGTCGAGATCGCCCGCGACATCGCGCTTAAATTTAACAACGCCCACGGCGAAATTTTAACTATTCCGCAAGCGCGAGTAAATGATGAAGTGGCGATCGTGCCGGGCACAGATGGTGCCAAGATGAGTAAGAGCTACGGCAATACGATCGATATTTTTGCAGATGCCGCAACGCTAAAGAAGCAAATTTCAAGTATCGTAACGACCTCTGAGCCGCTAGAAGCACCTAAGCAGTGGCGCGGGTGTAATGTCTATAATATCGCGAAGCTGTTTTTAAGCGAGGCGGAGCAAGCGGAGCTGCAGGCTCGCTACGAGCGCGGAGGCGAGGGGCACGGGCATTTTAAGGCGTATCTAAACGAGCTCGTGCAGGGCTATTTCAAAGACGCGCGAGATAAATTCGAATACTATCAAAGTCACCGCGAAATTTTAGATGAGATGCTAAGACAGGGCGCGCAAAGAGCGGCTGCGACGGCTGCTTCATTGATGCAAAAGGTTCGCGCCGCCGTAGGGATTTATCGCTAA
- the der gene encoding ribosome biogenesis GTPase Der: MKSLIIIGRPNVGKSSLFNRLAGARIAITSDVAGTTRDTNRAEAEIFDRRVRVIDSGGLDDTSELFARVQAKTLSEAKSADLIIFMTDGKLLPSDDERRIFFSLQRLGKPIALAVNKIDGKRDEERSWEFNEFGVKFFPISVSHNSGIDELKEWIYGFLDPAPARQDEDEIFDDFIEGFNDEGEPKEGRDEEFYASKTIGVGIIGRVNVGKSSLLNALVGSQRSVVSDYAGTTIDPVNESTEFGGRTLEFIDTAGIRRRGKIEGIERFALNRTEKILQNSDITLLVLDASEPLNELDERIAGLAAKFELGLIIILNKWDLCERDYDEFCRDLRDRFKFLSYAPIISVSATDKKRIHKIYPLILEVYSNFTRKLGTARINEAVEAAIKAHPIPRERGKSVKIYYAAQIGFAPPKIALVMNRPQALHFSYKRYLMNRLRASFALSGSPLVLLPRKKGESDEEQ; this comes from the coding sequence GTGAAAAGTTTGATCATCATCGGGCGCCCCAACGTCGGCAAATCGAGCCTTTTTAACCGCCTAGCGGGCGCTCGTATCGCCATCACGAGCGACGTTGCGGGTACGACGCGCGATACCAATAGAGCCGAAGCCGAAATTTTCGATCGCCGCGTGCGCGTGATCGATTCTGGCGGCTTGGACGACACTTCCGAGCTGTTTGCGCGCGTGCAAGCTAAGACGCTAAGCGAAGCCAAGAGCGCGGATTTGATAATCTTTATGACGGACGGCAAGCTGCTTCCGAGCGATGATGAGCGGCGGATATTTTTCTCGCTGCAAAGGCTCGGCAAGCCCATCGCCCTGGCGGTCAATAAGATCGACGGCAAGCGCGACGAGGAGCGCAGCTGGGAGTTTAACGAATTCGGCGTCAAATTTTTCCCGATCTCCGTTTCTCACAACAGCGGCATTGACGAGCTGAAAGAGTGGATCTATGGCTTCTTGGACCCTGCGCCTGCGAGGCAGGACGAGGATGAAATTTTTGATGATTTTATAGAGGGCTTTAACGACGAGGGCGAGCCGAAAGAGGGGCGCGACGAGGAATTTTACGCTAGTAAAACCATCGGCGTGGGTATCATCGGGCGGGTAAACGTCGGTAAATCAAGCCTTCTAAACGCGCTTGTAGGCTCGCAGCGCTCGGTCGTGAGCGATTATGCGGGCACGACGATCGATCCGGTGAACGAAAGCACGGAATTTGGGGGACGCACGCTAGAGTTTATCGACACGGCGGGCATTCGCCGTCGCGGTAAGATCGAAGGCATCGAGCGTTTCGCGCTAAATCGCACCGAAAAAATCCTGCAAAACTCCGACATCACGCTTTTGGTACTTGATGCAAGCGAGCCGCTAAACGAGCTGGACGAGCGCATCGCGGGGCTTGCGGCTAAATTTGAACTAGGTCTAATTATAATTTTAAACAAATGGGATCTTTGCGAGCGCGATTACGACGAGTTTTGCCGCGATTTGAGAGATAGGTTTAAATTTCTTTCCTACGCGCCGATCATCAGCGTCAGCGCGACAGATAAGAAGCGGATACATAAAATTTACCCGCTCATTTTGGAGGTTTATTCAAATTTCACGCGCAAGCTCGGCACCGCAAGGATCAATGAAGCGGTAGAGGCCGCGATAAAGGCGCATCCGATACCTCGCGAGCGGGGCAAATCGGTTAAAATTTACTACGCCGCGCAGATCGGCTTTGCGCCGCCGAAGATCGCCCTTGTGATGAACCGCCCGCAAGCGCTACATTTTAGCTACAAGCGCTATTTGATGAACAGGTTGCGCGCGAGCTTTGCTCTTTCGGGAAGTCCGCTAGTACTGCTGCCGCGTAAAAAAGGGGAGAGCGATGAAGAGCAGTAA